TTGCCTGCGGGGCGCCTGGCGAGGTGGTATCGCATCAGTGCCACCGAAGCATCGACCAACGCGGACGATTCGAGCGGAGGCCGCACGCGTTTTGCATATTCAGCATAGGGGAACAGGATGTTTGCGTTGCCTGCGAGCTCGGGCAAGAGCCGCATCAGGCCGCGATAGTCCTCGCCCTGCGCGTTGTGGTAGCCCAGGCTGTGGTAGTACCAGACACGCTCGGCCTGGTTGTCGATACGGTTGATCGCTATCGTGGTCTTGACGTGCTCGCGCCGGTAGGCGGTGGCATGCGTGTCGGGCAGGTAAAAGCTGTCGACTTCGACCAGTGCGGTGTGACCGCGCTCGACCTGCGCCGTGACGTGTGCCTGCAGCGTGTCATAAACGGCCATTTCCTGCACGCTGATCCCATACAGCGTTTCCAGATCCATCTGCGGGTACTTGAAGAAGGTGAAGTGATCGCCTTCAAAGTCTTGTGCAACGGTGAACGCGAGTCCTGCGCGCGGTTCGAGCCCCCAGCCATGCAGCAATTCCAC
This genomic window from Cupriavidus oxalaticus contains:
- a CDS encoding DUF1839 family protein; amino-acid sequence: MKVSTASGEGGGGLRTALPATAHPHALHGSEAIWQETNCYIDLWVELLHGWGLEPRAGLAFTVAQDFEGDHFTFFKYPQMDLETLYGISVQEMAVYDTLQAHVTAQVERGHTALVEVDSFYLPDTHATAYRREHVKTTIAINRIDNQAERVWYYHSLGYHNAQGEDYRGLMRLLPELAGNANILFPYAEYAKRVRPPLESSALVDASVALMRYHLARRPAGNPVGRWRQVFGKHMDALLARDESYFHLYTFNFPRQLGANFEMLHHWLYWLSEHGHETPLAVADDARAIATESKVLQFRLARAVARRRADLCADCLDSLESCHDKAMAGLLSAFG